The following are encoded together in the Lathyrus oleraceus cultivar Zhongwan6 chromosome 3, CAAS_Psat_ZW6_1.0, whole genome shotgun sequence genome:
- the LOC127126679 gene encoding nucleoside-triphosphatase precursor has product MELLIKLITFLLFSMPAITSSQYLGNNLLTSRKIFLKQEEISSYAVVFDAGSTGSRIHVYHFNQNLDLLHIGKGVEYYNKITPGLSSYANNPEQAAKSLIPLLEQAEDVVPDDLQPKTPVRLGATAGLRLLNGDASEKILQSVRDMLSNRSTFNVQPDAVSIIDGTQEGSYLWVTVNYALGNLGKKYTKTVGVIDLGGGSVQMAYAVSKKTAKNAPKVADGDDPYIKKVVLKGIPYDLYVHSYLHFGREASRAEILKLTPRSPNPCLLAGFNGIYTYSGEEFKATAYTSGANFNKCKNTIRKALKLNYPCPYQNCTFGGIWNGGGGNGQKNLFASSSFFYLPEDTGMVDASTPNFILRPVDIETKAKEACALNFEDAKSTYPFLDKKNVASYVCMDLIYQYVLLVDGFGLDPLQKITSGKEIEYQDAIVEAAWPLGNAVEAISALPKFERLMYFV; this is encoded by the exons ATGGAGCTCCTTATTAAACTTATCACTTTTCTACTATTTTCTATGCCTGCAATCACCTCCTCCCAATACTTAGGAAACAACCTACTCACCAGTAGAAAGATTTTCCTAAAACAAGAGGAAATTTCCTCTTACGCTGTAGTATTCGATGCTGGTAGCACCGGTAGTCGCATTCATGTTTACCATTTTAACCAGAACCTAGATCTTCTTCATATTGGCAAAGGTGTTGAGTATTATAATAAG ATAACACCTGGTTTGAGTTCATACGCTAATAATCCAGAACAGGCTGCAAAATCTCTCATTCCACTTTTAGAGCAAGCAGAAGATGTCGTCCCCGACGATCTTCAACCCAAGACACCCGTTAGACTTGGG GCAACTGCCGGTTTAAGGCTTTTGAATGGAGATGCTTCTGAAAAGATATTGCAATCG GTAAGGGATATGCTGAGCAACAGAAGTACCTTCAACGTTCAACCAGACGCAGTTTCTATAATTGATGGAACCCAAGAAGGTTCTTATCTATGG GTGACAGTTAACTATGCATTGGGAAATTTAGGGAAAAAGTACACAAAAACAGTTGGAGTAATAGATCTTGGAGGTGGATCAGTTCAAATGGCGTATGCAGTATCAAAGAAAACTGCTAAAAATGCTCCAAAAGTTGCAGATGGAGATGATCCATACATCAAGAAGGTTGTACTCAAGGGAATACCATATGATCTCTATGTTCACAGTTACTTACACTTCGGTAGAGAAGCATCTCGAGCAGAGATTTTGAAGCTCACTCCTCGTTCTCCTAACCCTTGCCTTTTAGCTGGATTTAATG GAATCTATACATATTCAGGAGAAGAGTTTAAGGCAACTGCTTACACTTCTGGTGCAAACTTTAATAAATGCAAAAACACAATTCGTAAGGCTCTTAAGTTGAACTATCCTTGTCCATATCAGAATTGCACTTTTGGTGGAATTTGGAATGGTGGAGGAGGAAATGGACAGAAAAACCTTTTTGCTTCTTCATCTTTCTTTTACCTACCTGAAGAT ACCGGTATGGTTGATGCAAGCACACCTAATTTCATACTTCGGCCGGTCGATATTGAGACTAAAGCTAAAGAAGCTTGCGCGTTAAACTTCGAGGATGCGAAATCTACTTATCCATTTCTTGATAAGAAAAATGTAGCTTCATATGTATGCATGGATCTTATATATCAGTATGTGTTACTCGTTGATGGATTTG GTCTTGATCCATTGCAAAAGATTACATCAGGGAAGGAAATTGAATACCAAGATGCTATTGTGGAAGCTGCATGGCCTCTAGGCAATGCTGTAGAAGCCATATCAGCTTTACCTAAATTTGAGCGATTGATGTATTTTGTTTAA
- the LOC127130689 gene encoding uncharacterized protein LOC127130689, with protein sequence MSIKLLVFDGKKWNRWMIQMCVLFYSQDILDLIKYGYISVALLENTMDAQRNAKRDMRKKCQKKLFYIHKCMDANVFEKIDDSTTAKAAWEIPVRCYGGDVSVKKVKLRSLHKQYENLNMKNKEKIPDNISRVILITNEIKSCRENISEEKIIEKVLRSLTPQFDYIVVEIEHSKKLRTMIIKEIHSCLKAQELRMTERNSEIKAEECSKGKDKYDKRKVQCCKRFGHFATDCWSNKEKKSKEENIDRGDSDDESVLLMAYESNDSYYPDWWYMDIGFSNHLNGNKKWMVDFDSRKRTQIKCANDKYLNTKDAKRRKLDDRRKVMFLVEYHNTGAYELYCPVTNKVDISRDVIVKESESWDWSESQFNSGELTSEDTSKYEGSEDDSESEGDSEGESSSEGDSAFEDD encoded by the exons ATGAGTATTAAGCTTCTAGTGTTCGATGGCAAGAAATGGAATCGGTGGATGATTCAAATGTGTGTTTTGTTTTATTCTCAAGATATTCTTGATCTCATCAAATATGGTTACATTTCGGTTGCACTTCTGGAAAATACAATGGATGCGCAGAGGAATGCTAAGCGTGATATGAGGAAGAAGTGTCAAAAGAAGTTGTTCTACATCCATAAATGTATGGATGCAAACGTGTTTGAGAAAATTGATGATTCGACGACAGCGAAGGCTGCATGGGAGATACCGGTACGATGCTACGGAGGTGATGTATCAGTGAAGAAGGTAAAGCTTCGGTCTCTACataagcagtatgagaatctcaacatgaagaacaagGAGAAGATACCTGACAacatctctagagtgattctgatcacaaatgagataAAGTCATGTAGAGAAAACATCTCCGAAGAAAAgatcattgagaaggtacttagatctcttactcctcagtttgattatATTGTGGTAGAAATTGAACATTCTAAGAAGCTTAGAACCATGATAATTAAAGAGATACATAGCTGTTTAAAGGCACAAGAGTTGCGTATGACTGAGAGAAACTCTGAAATAAAG GCAGAAGAGTGCTCAAAAGGGAAGGATAAGTATGACAAGAGGAAAGTTCAGTGTTGTAAAAGGTTTGGCCACTTCGCTActgattgttggtcaaacaaggaaaaGAAGTCAAAAGAAGAAAACATAGATAGaggagattctgatgatgaatCTGTGCTATTAATGGCTTATGAATCTAATGATTCGTATTATCcagactggtggtatatggacattgGATTCTCAAATCATCTTaatggaaataagaaatggatggttgattttgactctagaaagaggACACAGATCAAATGTGCTAATGATAAATACCTCAACACTAAAG atgctaagagaaggaagttggatgACAGAAGAAAAGTTATGTTTCTTGTAGAGTACCACAATACAGGTGCTTATGAACTCTATTGTCCTGTCACTAACAAGGTTGATATCAGCAGAGATGTCATTGTGAAAGAATCAGAATCGTGGGATTGGAGTGAGTCTCAATTCAACTCTGGtgagttaacttctgaagatactTCAAAATATGAAGGTTCTGAAGATGATTCAGAATCAGAAGGCGACTCTGAAGGAGAATCTTCTTCTGAAGGAGATTCTGCCTTTGAAGATGATTAA